Proteins encoded by one window of Salvia splendens isolate huo1 chromosome 14, SspV2, whole genome shotgun sequence:
- the LOC121766175 gene encoding auxin-responsive protein IAA14-like has protein sequence MADAVMITTLDVGKKLGFDETELRLGLPGAGDKKRGFNETVDLKLNLDAPSDQTDFQGNNVNRDAKTDSPEPPAKAQVVGWPPVRSYRKNAMAVQKRSEAEESGGGALVKVSMDGAPYLRKVDLKMYKTYQELSDALGRMFSSFTIGKGETQGMLDFMNERKLMDLLNSSDYVPTYEDKDGDWMLVGDVPWEMFVGSCKRLRIMKSAEAKGLAMEKCKGRI, from the exons ATGGCGGATGCCGTCATGATCACTACTCTCGACGTCGGTAAGAAGCTCGGTTTCGACGAGACTGAGCTGCGCCTCGGTTTGCCCGGCGCCGGAGACAAGAAGCGAGGGTTCAATGAAACAGTCGATTTGAAGCTCAATCTCGACGCTCCTTCCGATCAGACTGATTTTCAGGGGAACAATGTCAACCGCGATGCTAAGACGGATTCTCCTGAGCCTCCTGCTAA GGCACAGGTGGTGGGGTGGCCGCCGGTGCGATCCTACCGGAAAAATGCGATGGCGGTTCAGAAGAGGAGCGAGGCGGAGGAGAGCGGCGGTGGCGCCTTGGTGAAGGTGAGCATGGATGGCGCGCCGTACCTGAGGAAAGTAGACTTGAAGATGTACAAGACTTACCAAGAGCTATCGGATGCCCTGGGCAGAATGTTCAGTTCCTTCACTATTG GTAAAGGCGAGACACAAGGAATGCTGGACTTCATGAATGAGAGGAAGCTGATGGACCTTCTGAATAGCTCCGATTATGTGCCTACTTACGAGGACAAGGACGGGGATTGGATGCTAGTCGGAGACGTGCCATGGGA GATGTTCGTTGGATCTTGCAAGCGGCTGCGCATAATGAAGTCCGCCGAGGCGAAGGGGCTCG CAATGGAGAAATGCAAGGGAAGAATCTGA